A window of the Oryzias melastigma strain HK-1 linkage group LG11, ASM292280v2, whole genome shotgun sequence genome harbors these coding sequences:
- the LOC112136307 gene encoding glutathione S-transferase A has protein sequence MAKDMTLLWGSGSPPCWRVQIALEEKNLQGYNQKLLSFEKGEHKSKQVLEINPRGQLPAFKHGNIILNESCAACLYLEHQFKSQGSQLIPEGAAEVGLIYQRIFEAQTLAQKIGEVLYYNWKVPEGERHDSAVQRNKEALTAEMKMWEGYLQGCGGFLAGKSFSLADVIIFPGFAYFFRNGGSEERYPNVAAYYKRLKDRPSIKKTWPPTWNDGPGQEVLKDI, from the exons ATGGCCAAGGACATGACTCTGCTGTGGGGCTCCGGCTCTCCCCCCTGCTGGAGGGTGCAGATCGCTCTGGAGGAGAAGAACCTGCAGGGATACAACCAGAAGCTGCTGTCCTTTGAGAAAGGGGAGCACAAATCCAAGCAGGTCCTGGAGATCAACCCCAGGGGTCAG CTTCCTGCCTTTAAACACGGAAACATCATCCTGAACGAGTCCTGCGCCGCCTGCTTGTACCTGGAG CACCAGTTCAAGTCTCAGGGGAGCCAGCTGATCCCTGAGGGCGCCGCCGAGGTCGGCCTGATATACCAGCGCATCTTTGAGGCGCAGACTCTCGCCCAGAAAATCG GTGAAGTTCTCTACTACAACTGGAAGGTTCCAGAAGGGGAGAGGCACGACTCGGCTGTGCAGAGGAATAAAGAGGCCCTGAcggcagagatgaagatgtggGAGGGATACCTGCAG GGATGTGGAGGCTTCCTGGCTGGAAAGTCTTTTTCTTTGGCCGATGTGATTATTTTTCCAGGTTTTGCTTATTTCTTCCGAAACGG GGGGAGTGAGGAGCGCTACCCCAACGTGGCGGCTTACTACAAAAGGCTGAAGGACAGACCCAGCATCAAGAAAACGTGGCCCCCCACCTGGAACGACGGACCTGGACAGGAAGTGCTGAAGGACATCTGA